The Diabrotica virgifera virgifera chromosome 4, PGI_DIABVI_V3a genome segment GTATACAAAGTCGTCATTATGCCCATAAAATTCCCGACAGATTAAAAGACGTGGCAACCAAGCCAGATCCAGAATTCTTTGATATGATTGAGTATTTCTTCCATAGAGCTTGCATGATTGTTGAACCAAAATTAATTGAAGATATAATGAAGAAAAAAGGAAGCAAATTGACGAAAGAACAAGCTGAAGATAGAGTTGATGGTATATTTAACTCGATGCAACATTGTGATGGCCTTTTGGAGTTAGCTCTACCTATTAAACTAGATAATGGTAAATACGAAATTATTGAAGCTTACAGAGCGCATCATAGTGGCCACAAAACACCCTTAAAGGGCGGAATAAGGTTTTCTGAGCATGTCAATAGGGACGAGGTAAAGGCACTGTCTGCTTTGATGACATTTAAATGTGCGTGTGTAGATGTTCCTTTTGGTGGAAGTAAAGGAGGAGTAAAAATTGATCCCAGGTGTTACAGTCCTAGCGAATTAGAGCAAATAGTTCGAAAATATACTTTAGAATGTATCAAAAAGTCTTTTGTTGGTCCAGGTCTTGATGTGCCTGCTCCAGATATGGGCACAGGTGAAAGGGAAATGTCTTGGTTGGCTGATACGTATGCTAAAACTATAGGCTATTTGGATATCAACCACCAAGCAATAACAACTGGTAAACCTATAAACCAAGGTGGTATACACGGTCGAACGCCTGCTACAGGTCGAGGTATATTCCATGGTAtacaaaattttatatctgaaGAAGCTATTATGAAAACTATTGGCTTAAAACCAGGCACAGAAGGCAAAACCGTAATCATACAAGGATTAGGTAATGTTGGATTACATAGCATGAGATTTTGCCATAGAGGAGGATGCAAAATAATCGGCATTAAAGAAATCGACGGATCAATTTTCAATGAACAAGGCATAGATCCAAATGCTCTTGAGGATTATAAAGTAGCTAAAGGTACGATAGTAGGTTTTCCAGGTGCTACAAAGTTTGATGGCGACTTAATGGAACACAAATGTGATATTTTAATACCCGCAGCTACTGAAAAAGTTATCACGTCGAAAAATGCTGATAAAATACAGGCCAAAATAATAGCTGAAGGGGCCAATGGGCCTACTACACCAGGTGCTCACGACATATTGgtaaaaaagaacattttagtTATTCCAGATTTGTACTGCAACGCTGGAGGAGTGACAGTATCTTACTTTGAGTGGCTGAAAAATATTAACCATGTGTCTTATGGTCGTCTTACCTTCAAATATGAAAAAGATTCCAACTACCATCTGCTACAATCAGTACAGGAGTCCCTAGAACGGAAGTTTTGTGAAGTAGGTGATATTCCCATAGTTCCATCCGAAGCATTTCAGAAGAGAATTGCTGGAGCTTCCGAAAAAGACATAGTTCACTCTGGTTTGCACTATTCTATGGAAAGAGCATCCAAGAGAATTAAGAAAACTGCGAAGAAGTACAACTTGGGAATAGATTTTCGAGCTGCTGCATATGTAAACTCTGTAGAAAAGATTTTCGTCACTATAAATGATGCTGGTTTTGTTTAATTTCAGTGAAAACAATGTCTTTGTTTTAAATATTGCACGTACATTTCAAATCTtctgtttttaataaattttttatggttttttattctttaacatgtgaTTCATGCCTTTTCATGTAACAATATAACATATTTAGGCTGCTGGGTGAATGAGAAATGGGACTTATCACAGGAAATCAAATGCAAAATAGAGCAAGCGATCATTTAGGAAAATGCAAAAGGTACCAACCAACAAAGCTAAAAATTTGCCTAAAAATACGCTTATTACGCTACTATGTGTTCAGCATTTTGTTCTATGAAATGGAAGCATGGACCCTTAGGAAACAATGTACAAAAGGATTAAGGCTTTTGCAATATGGCTTATCGCAGAATATTGAGGATATCGTGGATGAACAGAGTAACAAATCCATCGGTAATGCAGCGACTAAACAAAGAAAGAGAAGTACTGAATAtcataaaacgaagaaaactacAGATCTTTTCTCACGTGATGAGAAATCCGAAATATGAAATACTATATCTGTACCGTTGAGGTAAACAGTCGTAACTCCAATTTTTGCCGAAATGGAGTTAATACCACGCTCttgttgtcagattttcataGCAACTGGTGGCAAAAAATCGTACATCCAACATTATTAGTTGCCTAGATAAGGCGTTTAGAAACAATAGCAACTTTATTAGTCAGTTGAGGTAAATAGTAGTATATCCATAGGAACTCCATCGATACGTACGTACACGATAGTATGCTTTGGTATGCGGTAATGGTAAACAATCGTAGCTCCATTTCTACATTAAAATAAAGGTATCACCTTTATTAAGATTAAGATATTtaggatttatatatttttttatttcttttttttctaacgagtttttttttattccaaacattgTGATTTGGTTTTTGCGTTTATAAATatggaatataatatttttgtaatcacttacgatttttattttgcatattacCTGTTTAAAGACATAGAGGTAAAAAGTAGTAACTCCCAATATCATACACCAGGTGAATAATTTCTTAACAATACTAATATCCAGTAAAAAGTTTCCATTTACGTAGTATAATATACCAATAATGTTGAATTCAACGTAATggaagtaattttttttatagtttattgactagagcttcacgatacgatacaatatcgatactttttaagtattgagtattgtattggttatgccaatgaagtatcgtatcgagtatcgatatcggcaatactttcttataaaaatatcgtattgatattgatttcgatacaatatcgatacaatactcgataaaatattgacataaaaaggattatacACCGGAGCTGTGTAGGCCCTTTATGCCTACTTTTGCGTGCTTGGCAAatggacattattctaaaaatattatgcTTATCCTTATATGTATAGTCTTATAAAGATTGAATATGGatgaatgcttctttgaaagcCGACAAATACTTaactaattctgtattgtttaaaaactacttttgaaaatatagggaaatccccggagattcgtaataaatcgcaattcagtatttgttaaaaattatttttgagtcatcatcacttacttccataatattgccacaaatgccacatgataaacagtgtaatcataacagaCATTTACTGACTCTCAAGAATTTCAAGTTCAtgcactcaagtgtaaaatattataacaacTGATGCTTGGGttggttgcagatcacttatacttttatgtaataaataattatgatctaaatacctattccacaaaatattaTCAAAGAACTGTggcgttttatttattttttctcgatatcgatattttcaataatatcgaggcaagggtatcgacaatacaagagtattgatttcagataatgagtatcgtatcgacattaatattgctaaggtatgtattgtatcggtatcgtattggttttcgatacgataccaatacaatatcgatatttttatcgaatagaGTGAGCACTACGACATTATTTAGGTCAACTGTGGACAAAGTAAAGATCTTGCGACTGATCGCCAATGTTCTGGGAGGACAACGCACTTAAAGAGGGAGAAGATagagataaaaattaaaaaaattatttagtaaataATCATCCAGCcgcaaaagtccactgctgaacataggcctcctctcctcgtttccaaccccatctatcctgcgccgctcccatccagtttttatttacctttcttaagtcgtcagtccatcttgtaagcggtcgaccgacgcttctctcgTCTtttcttggcctccattccaataacctcttcgtccatcgcccatctgtcattctggctatgtgtcctgcccatctccacttcaacctggctatcctctcgatgaagtcagtcacctttgttcttcttctgatttcttcgtttctgattttgtctcgcagagttattcctaacattgaccgctccattcttctctgttaaTTGACCGCTCCATACCTTTCTCTTTTaaaactcacttttaaaagtttctctcagttttccaaatgctgcccacccaagacatattcttctcttcagttcatgaatcgggttatccctgccaatcgtaatttcatgtcccaggtatttatatctatctacgagttctatttccttcccacaaATACtaatgttctggttgggtaccaaatttgtcattatttttgtttttgttttctgggtttaaatataaacatctcgaaaacaaaaacaaaaaaaattcagtAAATAATATCAGTTATGTAAtcatcaaaaatatttttttatgttattctATTTATTAATTTCAAgtgctattttaattaaaaataaagtattaTACCTCAATAATGACGTGCTACCCGGTACAAAATTTACTTATCTTTcaagtacctacctataattTATCAGCCTGTGATAACCAATTTTAAGATTTGTTGAAGACAATCTAGTACACTGGGTTATTCAATTTTAAGAACTTTGCAGGAATATACTTAACCTAAAgtttaaaatactttttaaaaatgaagaagaaatatgTTTTACTCATTCCAATTCTAATCTGCATGTTATGTCTACAAACTACTCAGGCTGCGAAAATATTAGGCGTTTTCATTCTTTCCGCCAAGAGTCACTACAGTTTGGGAAACGCACTGCTAAGAGGACTTGCAGATGCAGGCCATGATGTTACGATGATAAGCCCTTACGAGGATATAGTACCCACTAAAAGCGGCAGCTACAGAAGCGTTGTTTTGACAGGTTTTGCCGAGCGATATGAAGGTAAGTTGCCAAAAAGCATTTTTTAGCATAAACAACATTCTCAACTTTTTAGCATTGATTTTACATTATGAATTTATCAatttcttcttgtttttctttgcCTTATAAGTCTGATTGTGCATTTGgttcatcattcaatcttcgatTGTCTACTGCTGGATATAGATCTCCCTCATATTTTTTCATTtcgacgctgccaagccaaaacgACATAAACGAtattaacttgatttttcaggaaacacaaaaagctgattatttttattttcgccAATTCTATTTATCTGCACAGTGGCTCAAAAaatttggtgatttttttttcaaattttaatatcatGTGAACATGTGGCTAAAGATTCTGTTTGAAATACATTAAAAGTTAAGAAATGGAGCTTATGCCAAATCAAAATGTAACACTagtgaatatgccaaacttacctctggcgtttATGTCGATCGCATAGCTGTAACGTTAGccaatatggcgcttaaaagggatatatgccatAAATGAAAAAAAGACGAGAATTAAAAATTGTCGTTAATACCaacaaacgaaattatagaacTATGAAGATTTTTGACagcctttatttttaattaatcaaaAATACGTTCTAAGTTTCTTATCGGGATTTTTCTTCTGTTTATCATAATCATCAGTTTCTGAATCGACGGATACTTATTCATAATCACTGTCACATTCAATATTTGGATCAACATCCTTATTGGTTTCCTTGCTTGGATTTCCTTATCCTGATTAATTATACTTGTGTCCAAACCATTATCTGCTGCCAAGTTAAAACATATGAGATAGTGATAAattatatttcttcttctactatAGCGTTTGTTGGTTCAATCAAAGATAATAATACCATTGCTAaagtatttccctggtgtaagctgggcgaattatcccgagggatataacccaataaaggaagaagaagaagaagaagctccTGTAATATAAACATCAAAACGGTTATAAGCTTCTAAGGGGAATATAAAAGTAGGTATTACAGCCAATACAATTATTGTCAGTGTGTACGGTTTAAATTCTCTAGTTTGTCGATGTTTATCACTAAAATTACAATATTTCTTATCATTTTGTACTGCTATGTATTATTTTTCTTTGGTAACGACATTATTTTCTTACTACTTCTGCTATTCATctgcaacaaaaaaaaaaaaaaaaatgcgtAAACGCCAAAAATCGATTGCCGTTTTAAGCTGTCTAAAAACAATTTGAACTGTGCTGTAATACCTAAAAACAATTGTTCAACACAGTCGTACAAAGTTACaacagaaaattttaaaataatctttttatgtgcgcaatttttaaatatgaaaCCTGCATAAGAATACCATGGAGGGATGGCACTTGTGTCAgtgtcaaccacgatgtaaatattTGGTTTTGGCACAAAATATAGCAGAGGTAATTAAAATCATGTTACTGGTGTATAAAAATTGTAATACTTTACTTTAATAGTTAATAATAATACCTTTACTAGTAATACTGGACCGAACTATACACAATGTTTCTCTTACCGGCGCTTGGCGGTTATGTCAATCGGTGTCCACACACGTGACTAAATTAACGTTTATCAAAACTTTAAACCAATATTACAATTAATGTACTTTGTGTGTGGTTATGCCGCGTTGACTGATGCGCATATTAAAATCCTATCTTTTGGTGCAGCTAACTAAAAAGTGGCcgttttggcgtttatgccgttttggcttggcagcATCGATTTGTTTCGATGTTGTGCCTCTTGGATTTAATTTCTATGACAACGTTTCAGATCATTAGTCCAACGTATTGGTGGACCTCTGCTTCGCGAGGCATCATTTCTTGGTCTTAATTCCAGTACCCGAATTCACCATCTGTTATCTGTCATTCGAGCCCCGTaacctgcccagttccatttaagTGTTGCTATTTTCTCGGCTGCGTCATTTAGTGCATTTCATTAGTTTTCAGTAGAAGCATCATTATCATAATTCTCTTTGTTTATATCCCTATACAAGGTCGTCTTCCCAACGTCTAAGATGGACAGGtcatgtccatagactccctaataaccgccttgccAAGTTAAACTGGGAGGAACATCCGACAGGAAGAAGGCGTTTAGGACGTCCACGAGTGCGATGAAGAGATAACATAATATGGTCAGATTTAACAATGGGACTACCTACCGACCCAACTATtatggacgaccgttcgagatggaagcgagttgaGTAGTCAGTCGAGACCCACCCTGGTTTGTAGTGTGACGATAAAGAAACAAAAATGGGGGCTCCTCCAGTGCATTTtacaggtcttctttggtcttcctctcttttcAGGAACCTGCACCACTATACCAATCCTTCGTATTGGGGTATTGAACATGAataaaccatcttaacctatgcccTCCCATTTTGACATCAATTGTTGCCATCCCTGGATGTCCCATAATATACTCATTcttaattttatctttttttgtcactccactcatctatctaagcaatttcatttccgccacatgcattcgttgttccccTTTATTTTGAACTGCATaccattcagttccgtacatcataacTGGTCTTAAGGCTGTTTTACAGAATTCTTCCTTCggattctttaatatttttctgtcacacaatcCACCACTCGCTTCATTAAACTTCATCTATCTAATCATTATTCTACTGCATCCATCTCCATATATTTGTATCCTTCACCCAGCTCTTTCACCGTTTGGCTCCttcacctagtttcttgaatgcaagcaattGTTACTCTCCTtctttaaagaatatctactatCTCAACATTGTTGCCTCTAGGCCGTCCAAGATTCCAAGACACTATCCTAATTTTTCTCTCTGTAATAGTTTTTCCCCTGAATCCTCTCCCTCGCCCGAAGTCCCAAAGGAGGCTCAGTTTACTTTGTTTGATTGTCAATTAAAAGGGTAATTTACCTTTATTTACCTATGCCATTCCATGTATATTTGGTCTAAACGCAAATTGTTTCATGGATTTTCTGGAGACACAAAATATCACAATGGATTCTATAAACCCAATATCCAAGTCTTTATGAGTaatcgaagcaataaagcactgaacctccgaaaaaaaacgacaagacagatcttaataattatttttgcattcgattcgtgaatgcgccaggaaactttgtgaccccgaaccataatataatattgaaaaactgcaaaaaaaatgcattcttacataaagtgcatctcaaagagacaataaaaaaaattcagaactcgtcaactATCAGCgcaaatgagttcaattttgttactctggggtttttggggtcgctgaaaagaatatgacgtcgtaagtgatATCCGGAGTACCCGgtgccaagggtacctactgtttacctcgccATTAAAATTCAttgaaaaattagtcaaaatcattactcgggggttttaaGGTTAtcaacgacgaatatgacataggaagtgatctacggagtacctggtgcccagggtacctcgtcttgtggagttttcggcaaaaaatttattaaaaaactagtcaaaaatcattactcggggggtttttgtggtcgctaacgactaatatgacatcggaagtgatctccggagtacctggtgcccagggtacctactgtttatctcgtgactaatgatttttgactaattttttaattaattttccgAAAACTTcggaagacgaggtaaacagtaggtaccctgggcatcaggtactcCGGTGATAAcctccgatgtcatattcgtcgtcagagaccccaaaaaccccccaaataatgaattttgactaattttttaattaatttgccGAAAACTACAGAgcacgaggtaaacagtaggtaccctgggtaccacgtattccgtagatcacttccgatgtcatattcgtcgtcagcgacccaaaaacccccgagtaatgattattgactaattttttaatgaacttgccgaaaactccagaagacgaggtaaacagtaggtactctgggcaccaggtactccgtagatcacttccgatgtcatattcgtcgttagtgaccctaaaaacccaccgagtaatgatttttgactaattttttaatgaattttaatggcgacgtaaacagtaggtaccctgggcaccaggtactccggaaatcacTTACGAtttcatattcgttttcagcgaccccaaaaactccagagtaacaaaattaaactcatttccgccgataaattgacgagttctgaattttttgttttgtctgtttgagatgcactttcttctccttgtagtgcctatccgtttcggatgttggcgaccatcatggcaatctgtactttgcacactgctgctctgaaaagatttgtagtggttgtgttgaaccacgtacgtagatttttcagccacgaaattcttcgccttcctggtcatcgctttccctctactttttcctgtaagaccagttgcagcagtccatatctttcactgttcctcatgatgtgaccgaggtattcgattttggctgtttttattttgattaagagctctttttctttttgcattctcagcaaacacctacattagtaatgtggtcggtataagatatcttcaggattcgacaaTAAAGCCACATCtaaaaagcctcaattttcttggaggtggcgtctgtgagagtccacgactacTCCGTACAACAggataggaaagatataacatcgtagtaatctgacttttatgggtatcgacaaatcatgacatttgaacaactttgccattttttgaaatgcagatcttgctttctctatcctacatttgatttctatagaatggtcccaattttcattgacgttcgtaccaaggtaggtatatgtttttactctttctatttgttgaccattcacactgattcgtccaaattgctgtttgttcttagagataatcatacattttgttttcttagtgtttagtgaaagtccgtatctctgactgacttctgcgattctgttcattaactcctgtagggcttcagatgcactttaagaatgcattttttgtatgcagttttttaatattatatcatggctcggggtcacaaattttcctggcgcattcacgaatcgaatgcaaaaagaattattaagatccgtcttgtccttttttttcggaggtaaggtcgattttagtgctttattgcttcgcctaGAGTGGTATAAGTTgattatgttaattattttttattgaaatcaTCCACTacataattaaaatttttcagCTATAATGAAGCACGTGAATCCTTTTGAAAAAGCGTACACCAACGACTTCACACActtcttaaaattccaaaagaTAGTCTACCCAGGTCTGGAAAGAACCTTGTCGCATCCTAACGTTCAGAAACTTATCAATTCTGACGAAACCTTTGACGTAGTGATTGTAGAGCAGTTTGCGACTGAAGCTTTCAAGGCATTAGCTCACCATTTCAAGGCACATTTAGTTCTGTTTTCATCCATAGGAGCTGACAGTAAATTAAACTATGTAGTGGGTAATCCAACTATGGTATCGTACGTACCACAAGTAGATACAGATTTTTCAAGAGAAATGACTTTTTGTCAAAGGTTGTATAATACTTTGCTGTATATTTTTGAGGCTGTAGTCACCCACTACCACTGGCTTCCTTTACAACAGGAAGGATTGGtgaagaaatattttccaaattcaCCATCTATATTCGAACTCAACTATAACgtttctttaattttggtaaattCGCATGAAAGTCTGCAACCATCGATTCCTCTAGTACCAAACATTATTCCCATAGGAGGATTCCATGTTAAGAAGCCCAAACCGCTACCAAAAGATCTCCAGCAGTATTTGGATGATGCAACAGAAGGAGTAATATTTGTTAGTTTCGGATCTTCAGTAAAGGCTGTCAATTTGCCAAAAGATAAAAAGGAAATTTTAATAACCAGTTTTGGCAAATTAAATCAGAAAGTTTTATGGAAATGGGAAGACGACGATTTAAAAGGTTTACCACCAAATGTAAAGACCCAGAAATGGTTTCCACAAATGGATCTTCTAGGTaagcaaatattttactgtttcttctattatttctctctctcttcaatcctgacccccccgagggagtgtagtggtcgacgtaatgttgtgtattgtccgtctccaaagatctctgtctctggtcatttcttttaactcatgcataggtcttttgcatattctcGTAAtgtgatcgatccatcttgttggggatcttcctcgcgatcttcggccttccacatttccttgtataatgagtctttccatgttttctgtattTGCTCTCATAATATGTCCAAAGCATTTTAATtcttggagatggactttactggagagtcgttggctatcTTTCAGCTcccttaaaattgaattatttgttctatggtcggtccaagggattcgtagcattcgtctccaacagaacatttcagtggcgtctatatttcttctttccgaatttctcagggtccaagattcacatccgtagatcagtattgggaatattaagcagttgatcaacctcatctttaacgctcttgaaatttgacagtccttccatattgtggtcatttttgctgtggcgacttttgctagatcacatctacgttttatttcttcttgtagtgaccctgtgtttgtgattaatgatcccaatcccagatataagtatgagttcacaacctcaaaccgatcaattgtggtttcTTCTATTATTTACTGTTTACTTTTTACTTCCATACTTAccttatatttaaataataaaatatacttGTTTTAGCTCATCCCAATGTCAAACTATTTATCACCCATGGAGGCATTCTCAGTTTAACAGAAACTGTCTACAACGGAGTC includes the following:
- the LOC114330259 gene encoding glutamate dehydrogenase, mitochondrial-like, which gives rise to MSLNNVASNRFVQNAKLPLRSLILVPSENEKRFCGERKTPTIFRNEEKQLLKVSPLIKTSIQSRHYAHKIPDRLKDVATKPDPEFFDMIEYFFHRACMIVEPKLIEDIMKKKGSKLTKEQAEDRVDGIFNSMQHCDGLLELALPIKLDNGKYEIIEAYRAHHSGHKTPLKGGIRFSEHVNRDEVKALSALMTFKCACVDVPFGGSKGGVKIDPRCYSPSELEQIVRKYTLECIKKSFVGPGLDVPAPDMGTGEREMSWLADTYAKTIGYLDINHQAITTGKPINQGGIHGRTPATGRGIFHGIQNFISEEAIMKTIGLKPGTEGKTVIIQGLGNVGLHSMRFCHRGGCKIIGIKEIDGSIFNEQGIDPNALEDYKVAKGTIVGFPGATKFDGDLMEHKCDILIPAATEKVITSKNADKIQAKIIAEGANGPTTPGAHDILVKKNILVIPDLYCNAGGVTVSYFEWLKNINHVSYGRLTFKYEKDSNYHLLQSVQESLERKFCEVGDIPIVPSEAFQKRIAGASEKDIVHSGLHYSMERASKRIKKTAKKYNLGIDFRAAAYVNSVEKIFVTINDAGFV
- the LOC114330258 gene encoding UDP-glycosyltransferase UGT5, translated to MKKKYVLLIPILICMLCLQTTQAAKILGVFILSAKSHYSLGNALLRGLADAGHDVTMISPYEDIVPTKSGSYRSVVLTGFAERYEAIMKHVNPFEKAYTNDFTHFLKFQKIVYPGLERTLSHPNVQKLINSDETFDVVIVEQFATEAFKALAHHFKAHLVLFSSIGADSKLNYVVGNPTMVSYVPQVDTDFSREMTFCQRLYNTLLYIFEAVVTHYHWLPLQQEGLVKKYFPNSPSIFELNYNVSLILVNSHESLQPSIPLVPNIIPIGGFHVKKPKPLPKDLQQYLDDATEGVIFVSFGSSVKAVNLPKDKKEILITSFGKLNQKVLWKWEDDDLKGLPPNVKTQKWFPQMDLLAHPNVKLFITHGGILSLTETVYNGVPVLVVPIFGDQAMNAQNVVLDKYGLTISFHDEDFSESKLLEYTSKLLNDPTFKENAQHRSKLYHDRPMGPMERAVYWIEYVIRHNGATHLRVAGVNLPWYQHYLVDVTTVVLLFIAIVVKLLCMSINLFLKPCTKSHKKAGFTQNKASKVKKN